A section of the Spirosoma pollinicola genome encodes:
- a CDS encoding TrlF family AAA-like ATPase encodes MSSEKLGSIWRKWDLHVHTPFSSLNNGFGTNWDLYVKALFQKAIANDIYAIGITDYFTVDGYKKIKTEYLDDSEKMKSLLTDEEISRIKEIIILPNVEFRLDILITDKNNKTSRVNFHVIFSEEVPIYQIEENFLHNIDFIVEGQPQGLDQKRKLKVINLIELGQSLKKQHSKFTQSSLIVGMTNASVNSSQICELLDNNLFKDKYLLAIPSDEDLNRITWDGQGHNTRKNLIQKSDCLMTSNANSIEWGLGKKHKDVQSYIDEFKSIKPSIWGSDSHDFDELFHKNKDRYLWIKSSLSFDGLKQIKHEPKRVYIGIEPESKRHIDLNPSLYIERLSIKKTSNLPSNEEWFNNLDITLNPGLVAIIGNKGSGKSAIADIIGLCGNTKNVKNFSFLTDQRFNMPPERKSQYFEATMMWRDKIENKFSLSHKASEFENERVKYLPQSFLEKLCLGETEKELFENELRKIIFSRLPIEKKLGKSSLNEIITFKSEIHRQAIEQTKGELNLLNKRIIEFEAQNQSEYKQRIYEDINAVNKKLIALYEKMPVEPRSNLDKIKNTIKTDATQQLESQRVILESIELLINNIIQEKESIFIEVQELQNSIKFFKSFKIQTDRLISPQINLLKGYSIDIGDVFNYNVNTSPIEEILIFKKRRLEEINYLIKPNASFFNNYNDKIYLDPLEIEKPTSLYKIKQDIESYISDLQSELDLPAKEYQLYLSKYNTWQQEIDILNIEANLLEKRREYVDIILPQALASHYKDRVELLTNLFYQKQEIIKIYKELFEPVTSFKSEYHSQLKNYKIDFDANFSINQFIEKFESYINFGKSGSFFGRDQGLKKLNQILDSYDLNCVDGLISFLDDLIKNFLIDHRTEDFIPKSISSQLKQNVRIEDFYDFIFNLEYLNPKFQLKLGDKEIESLSPGEREALLLIFYLLLDNDKIPLIIDQPEENLDNQSIYSILVPFIQEAKERRQVILITHNPNLAVVCDADQIIHVKIDKYYKHTISCTTGSIENQSINQLLIEVLEGTFPAFDIRNQRYNITRSRMLFNYLT; translated from the coding sequence ATGTCTTCTGAAAAGCTAGGCTCTATATGGAGAAAATGGGATCTTCATGTGCATACACCTTTTTCATCTTTAAACAACGGTTTTGGCACAAATTGGGATTTATATGTCAAAGCATTGTTCCAAAAAGCCATAGCAAACGATATATATGCAATAGGAATAACAGATTATTTTACTGTAGATGGTTACAAAAAAATTAAAACAGAGTATTTAGATGACTCTGAAAAAATGAAATCTTTATTAACCGACGAAGAAATTTCTAGAATAAAAGAAATAATAATACTACCAAATGTCGAGTTTCGTCTTGATATTTTAATTACAGATAAAAATAATAAAACCAGTAGAGTAAATTTTCACGTAATATTTTCTGAAGAAGTACCCATATACCAAATAGAAGAAAACTTTTTACACAATATAGATTTCATAGTAGAAGGCCAACCGCAAGGTTTAGATCAAAAACGTAAGCTTAAAGTGATTAATTTAATTGAACTTGGGCAAAGTTTAAAAAAACAGCATAGCAAATTTACGCAATCTTCACTAATAGTTGGCATGACAAACGCTAGTGTAAATTCATCACAGATATGTGAACTGTTAGATAATAATTTATTTAAAGATAAATATCTATTAGCTATACCTAGTGATGAGGATTTAAATCGTATAACATGGGATGGACAAGGCCACAACACAAGAAAAAATTTAATTCAAAAATCAGATTGTCTCATGACATCTAATGCCAATTCTATCGAATGGGGATTAGGCAAAAAACATAAAGATGTGCAATCATATATAGATGAATTTAAATCGATAAAGCCATCTATTTGGGGAAGTGATTCTCATGACTTTGACGAATTATTTCATAAAAATAAGGATAGATATCTATGGATAAAATCAAGTTTAAGTTTTGACGGATTAAAGCAAATTAAACATGAACCAAAAAGGGTTTATATAGGTATAGAACCAGAAAGCAAAAGGCACATTGATTTAAATCCATCATTATATATCGAAAGATTATCAATAAAGAAAACTTCTAATTTACCATCAAACGAGGAGTGGTTTAATAATCTTGATATTACATTAAATCCTGGTTTGGTTGCCATAATTGGAAATAAAGGTAGTGGTAAGAGTGCTATTGCTGATATAATTGGTTTGTGTGGTAATACAAAAAATGTTAAGAATTTTTCTTTCTTGACTGACCAACGTTTCAACATGCCGCCTGAAAGAAAGTCACAGTACTTCGAGGCTACAATGATGTGGCGAGATAAAATAGAAAATAAGTTCTCGCTATCACACAAAGCTAGTGAGTTTGAAAATGAACGAGTAAAATATCTACCGCAAAGCTTTCTCGAAAAACTTTGCTTAGGTGAAACTGAAAAAGAATTATTTGAGAATGAACTAAGAAAAATCATTTTCTCTAGATTACCAATCGAGAAGAAATTAGGCAAAAGCTCTTTAAATGAAATAATCACTTTCAAATCTGAAATTCATAGACAAGCAATTGAGCAAACTAAGGGAGAACTAAATTTATTAAATAAAAGAATAATCGAATTTGAAGCCCAAAATCAATCTGAATATAAACAAAGAATTTATGAAGATATAAATGCTGTTAATAAAAAATTAATTGCTTTATATGAAAAAATGCCAGTTGAGCCTCGTTCTAACTTAGATAAAATAAAAAATACAATTAAAACAGATGCTACACAACAATTAGAGTCACAAAGAGTAATACTTGAAAGTATTGAATTGCTGATTAATAATATTATACAAGAGAAGGAAAGTATTTTCATTGAGGTTCAAGAGCTACAAAATTCAATTAAATTTTTTAAGTCTTTTAAAATACAAACAGATAGATTAATATCCCCACAAATTAATTTGTTAAAGGGCTATTCTATTGATATTGGTGATGTATTTAATTATAATGTCAATACATCACCAATTGAAGAAATTTTGATTTTTAAAAAAAGAAGGTTAGAAGAAATAAATTATCTAATTAAGCCTAACGCTTCTTTTTTCAACAACTATAATGATAAAATTTATTTAGACCCCTTAGAAATAGAAAAGCCAACTAGTTTATACAAAATTAAACAAGATATCGAGAGTTATATTTCTGACCTACAATCAGAGTTGGACTTACCAGCCAAGGAATACCAACTATATTTGAGTAAGTATAATACATGGCAGCAAGAAATAGATATTTTAAACATTGAAGCAAACCTACTTGAAAAGCGAAGAGAATATGTTGATATAATACTTCCTCAAGCTTTAGCTAGTCATTATAAGGATAGAGTTGAACTTCTTACGAATTTATTTTACCAAAAACAAGAAATAATAAAAATATATAAAGAATTATTTGAACCCGTAACATCATTCAAAAGTGAATACCATTCACAACTTAAGAACTATAAAATAGATTTTGATGCAAATTTTAGTATCAATCAGTTTATCGAAAAATTTGAAAGCTATATTAATTTTGGCAAGTCTGGCAGTTTTTTTGGAAGAGATCAAGGTCTAAAAAAACTTAATCAGATATTGGATAGCTATGATTTAAACTGCGTAGATGGCTTGATATCATTTTTAGATGATTTAATCAAAAACTTTTTGATTGATCATAGAACAGAGGATTTCATTCCCAAATCCATCAGTTCTCAGCTTAAACAAAATGTCAGGATAGAAGATTTTTATGATTTTATATTTAATTTAGAATACTTAAATCCTAAATTTCAATTAAAATTAGGTGACAAGGAAATAGAATCTCTTTCACCAGGTGAAAGAGAAGCTCTATTGTTAATTTTTTACCTTTTGTTAGATAATGATAAAATACCACTTATAATAGATCAACCTGAAGAGAACCTAGATAATCAGAGCATATATTCAATTTTAGTACCTTTCATTCAGGAAGCGAAAGAGCGTAGGCAGGTTATACTGATAACCCACAATCCAAACTTAGCAGTCGTTTGTGATGCAGACCAAATTATACATGTGAAAATAGATAAATATTATAAGCATACGATTTCATGCACAACAGGTTCTATTGAGAATCAGAGCATAAATCAATTATTAATTGAAGTCCTCGAAGGTACTTTCCCTGCATTTGACATAAGAAATCAACGCTATAATATCACTAGATCACGTATGCTATTCAATTATTTAACTTAA
- a CDS encoding metallophosphoesterase yields MRIIQLSDIHLSSSNIAELRNYYLEALINDLDKFHNDKPIDIILLTGDLVDKGGEKLGDSPYEIFKEIFIDKIQSKFNLNNNQILFIPGNHDIQQEHIDDDIEFALTAKLTKELANERLKQQRDKIIITNKRVEKFKEFEKSFHKDRVDYIFSYNESLAIFESDGLKVGFALINDSWRCSPSLKKENHFIGTDQLFNSKSIFEQNSTLINIAVFHHPLDSFNNDELESINNILQNQKFDIAFFGHIHQNNYQVIKSSTGGLLMINGRSAFNNSNELQSKYQPGYNIFDLDINSKRYTLYARKFILSGFRFEKDVDSLPNGQKSGVLGQSSYHLLNNETQQYDVNLPSAYSADVTKIVTLLIGDSLYPKKYIFVRELIQNSVDACNRIKGKYPSLTPKIIVHINFQENSFEIIDEGDGMNKRVLRENFAIIGKSISQEFNQGLNQNNLISQFGIGFISTFIVAKSIYIRTESEEDGLINFEIENVFEGFTYNPLPTWEAIRPKNTGTSIKVFLKPNFFAAQGLQDVTQYCRHISNLEYYFNGQPQSRYESWNTEGGKYFFNLDDLRYTCRISLGTQSNNFIASNAGFYINTNSTQLLPPYFPSNISGEVNFTPRSIDFDLSRTNIMESAKSIDFRRTISVTVKKLFREAIDSKDTELLPSILIYLQYYLAYFDINFHTMNQSYLDFYSKKELIQICCESLTFEYKYSFKSLKDILVLLNHYGINTIYINTDNGLNELISVYSKYLNGIGNFIFRPLDVVAPFLNNSQNFNTFQSMQVIALEYGMQCINIGSIVHQEIDKILIRAEIVPKKLSICIDKIKDTNSIEVKFAQFGTDFKLLLISYQIYYINFDHPSFQSLLINIEGYSDETIDIYVHGILELNLGLRI; encoded by the coding sequence ATGAGAATTATCCAACTTTCTGATATTCACTTGTCTAGTAGCAATATAGCTGAATTGCGCAATTATTATTTAGAAGCTTTAATAAATGATTTAGATAAATTTCATAACGATAAACCAATTGATATTATTTTATTAACTGGCGATCTTGTGGATAAAGGAGGTGAAAAACTAGGTGATTCTCCTTACGAAATTTTTAAGGAAATTTTTATAGATAAAATTCAATCTAAATTCAATTTAAACAATAATCAAATATTATTCATTCCAGGCAATCACGATATACAGCAGGAGCATATTGACGACGATATCGAATTTGCTTTGACAGCAAAATTAACTAAGGAATTAGCGAATGAAAGACTTAAACAGCAAAGAGATAAGATTATAATTACAAATAAAAGAGTAGAAAAATTTAAAGAGTTTGAAAAATCATTTCATAAAGATAGAGTTGATTACATCTTTTCATATAACGAATCTTTAGCAATATTTGAATCAGATGGACTAAAAGTTGGATTCGCTCTTATCAATGATTCGTGGAGATGTTCTCCATCGCTTAAAAAAGAAAACCATTTTATAGGAACAGATCAGCTTTTTAATTCTAAATCCATTTTTGAACAGAATAGTACATTAATTAATATAGCAGTATTCCATCACCCACTTGATTCATTTAATAACGACGAATTAGAGAGTATTAATAATATATTACAAAATCAAAAATTTGATATTGCTTTTTTTGGGCACATTCATCAAAACAATTATCAGGTTATTAAATCTTCTACAGGCGGTTTATTAATGATTAATGGCAGATCAGCTTTTAATAATTCAAATGAATTACAATCTAAATATCAACCTGGATACAATATTTTCGATTTAGATATTAATAGTAAAAGGTATACATTATATGCTAGGAAATTCATACTTTCTGGATTTAGATTTGAAAAAGACGTTGATTCACTACCAAATGGACAAAAATCTGGTGTTCTAGGACAATCATCTTACCATTTACTAAATAATGAAACTCAACAATATGATGTAAATCTACCAAGTGCTTACAGTGCAGATGTAACTAAAATAGTTACACTTTTGATTGGTGATTCTTTATATCCCAAAAAGTATATTTTCGTAAGAGAGTTAATTCAAAACTCTGTTGATGCATGTAACAGAATCAAAGGAAAATATCCAAGCTTAACGCCTAAAATTATTGTTCATATAAATTTTCAGGAAAACTCCTTTGAGATAATTGATGAAGGAGATGGCATGAATAAGAGAGTGTTAAGAGAAAATTTTGCAATAATTGGGAAAAGTATTAGTCAAGAATTTAACCAGGGGCTTAATCAGAACAATTTAATATCTCAGTTCGGAATAGGCTTTATAAGCACCTTTATTGTAGCAAAAAGTATATATATTAGAACTGAAAGCGAGGAAGATGGTTTGATAAATTTTGAAATTGAAAACGTTTTTGAAGGATTCACTTATAATCCCTTACCGACTTGGGAAGCAATAAGACCAAAGAACACAGGAACATCAATTAAAGTATTTTTAAAACCTAATTTTTTCGCTGCACAAGGATTACAAGATGTTACACAATATTGTAGACACATATCAAATTTAGAATATTACTTTAATGGTCAACCACAATCACGATATGAATCTTGGAATACAGAGGGTGGAAAATATTTTTTCAATTTAGATGATTTAAGGTATACATGTAGAATATCTCTCGGAACTCAATCCAATAATTTTATAGCATCAAATGCTGGTTTTTATATTAACACCAATTCAACACAGTTATTACCACCTTATTTTCCGTCAAATATTAGTGGTGAAGTTAATTTCACTCCTAGATCTATTGATTTTGATTTATCTAGGACTAATATTATGGAATCTGCAAAATCAATTGATTTTAGAAGAACAATTTCTGTTACTGTCAAAAAACTTTTTAGAGAAGCTATTGATTCAAAAGATACCGAACTACTTCCATCAATATTAATATATTTACAATACTATTTAGCTTATTTTGATATTAATTTCCACACAATGAATCAATCTTATTTAGACTTTTATTCAAAAAAAGAATTAATACAAATATGTTGTGAATCATTAACTTTTGAATATAAATATTCATTTAAAAGTTTAAAAGATATATTAGTTTTATTGAATCACTATGGAATTAATACTATTTATATTAACACTGATAATGGGCTAAATGAATTAATATCAGTTTACTCGAAATATTTAAATGGTATCGGTAATTTCATTTTTCGCCCACTTGATGTGGTTGCTCCGTTTTTGAATAACTCTCAAAATTTCAATACATTTCAATCCATGCAAGTTATTGCACTTGAGTATGGAATGCAATGTATAAACATCGGAAGTATTGTTCATCAAGAAATTGATAAAATACTTATTAGAGCTGAAATAGTTCCGAAAAAATTGTCAATTTGTATAGATAAAATTAAAGATACAAATTCTATTGAAGTTAAATTTGCTCAATTTGGTACAGATTTTAAACTTCTTCTGATTTCATATCAAATTTATTATATAAATTTCGATCATCCATCATTCCAAAGCTTACTAATTAATATTGAAGGATATTCAGATGAAACCATAGATATATATGTCCATGGAATACTTGAACTTAACTTAGGCTTAAGAATTTAG
- a CDS encoding nucleoside hydrolase-like domain-containing protein yields MKNVLLGFLLALFPFTLIAQKPVPVKPRILISTDIGGTDPDDNQSMTHFLMYCNRFETEGLVSSPSYGYGTKQHILNMIDLYKSDLPKLSQHQNNYPKPDALRAVCKQGRQGAAPFKGYTTATEGSDWIIHCAHKKSEQPLWVLVWGGLEDLAQALHDDSSIQTKIKVYWIGGPNKKWSANAYAYIAQNFPNLWFIEANGSYNGFFSTNGLPDSLSNSNYYDRYIRAAGQLGKDFKNYYKGNIKMGDTPSLLYMMDGNPNDPLKESWGGSFEKINHSPRTRFTRNTTLADTVGVYSVMEFHLKGPKINIRADSACITMTVQAQIGEQKWPGYYLGNGNYAIKYVPKQTETLTYTISSPIPGFPPQSGKFVVNNTWPGKRSTNDFVLGTHWYSDRKDLSLFDDRQQGGKTVLKWRSAVLLDWARRWAWLYDAQLKPTGGRDTSFTVKGSYLREKKNYPDISLADSTLPAGIRVDKAITYSKPIAGRELKLDVFAQPVVSGKARPAIVMIHGGGWRSGDRSHNNTLAGQLAAKGFVAVPVEYRLSTEALYPAAVHDIKAAIRWVQANAKKYGVDPNRMVVLGFSAGGQLAALVGTTNGQATFDGTGGNARYSSAVQAIVDIDGVLAFIHPESGEGDDSKSISAATYWFGYSKTKRPDLWQEASALNHIDKHTPPILFLNSSVERMHGGRDDLIKKLNNFGIYSEVHTFPDAPHTFMFFNPWFTPTLTYITNFLNKVLPAK; encoded by the coding sequence ATGAAAAACGTGCTACTGGGTTTCCTGCTGGCCCTGTTTCCCTTCACACTTATTGCTCAGAAACCCGTGCCGGTCAAACCGCGCATTCTTATTAGCACCGATATTGGCGGCACAGACCCCGACGATAATCAGTCAATGACCCATTTCCTGATGTACTGTAACCGGTTTGAAACAGAAGGACTTGTTTCATCTCCCTCCTATGGTTATGGTACGAAGCAGCATATTCTGAACATGATTGACCTCTACAAGAGCGATCTTCCCAAACTGAGCCAACATCAGAACAACTATCCTAAACCTGATGCCTTGCGGGCCGTGTGTAAACAGGGGCGACAGGGTGCGGCTCCCTTTAAAGGCTATACCACAGCCACCGAAGGGTCGGACTGGATCATACACTGTGCCCATAAAAAAAGCGAACAGCCTTTGTGGGTGCTTGTTTGGGGTGGGTTGGAAGATCTGGCACAGGCGCTGCACGACGACTCTTCGATCCAGACCAAAATCAAGGTTTACTGGATTGGTGGACCTAATAAAAAGTGGAGTGCAAATGCCTATGCGTATATCGCACAGAACTTTCCGAACCTGTGGTTTATCGAAGCGAATGGATCGTACAACGGCTTCTTTTCGACGAATGGCTTACCTGATAGCCTCAGTAACAGCAACTATTACGACCGATATATACGCGCTGCCGGTCAGTTGGGGAAAGATTTCAAGAACTATTATAAGGGCAATATCAAGATGGGCGACACCCCTTCATTGCTCTATATGATGGATGGCAATCCAAACGACCCGCTCAAAGAAAGCTGGGGCGGTAGTTTTGAAAAAATTAACCACAGTCCACGAACCCGGTTTACCCGCAACACCACACTTGCCGATACAGTCGGTGTATATTCGGTAATGGAGTTTCACCTCAAAGGGCCCAAAATCAATATTCGGGCTGATTCTGCCTGCATTACAATGACCGTTCAGGCCCAGATTGGTGAGCAGAAATGGCCGGGTTATTACCTGGGCAATGGCAACTACGCAATCAAGTATGTTCCCAAACAGACTGAAACACTGACCTATACGATCAGCTCACCGATTCCAGGCTTCCCTCCACAGAGCGGTAAATTTGTTGTAAACAACACCTGGCCGGGCAAACGCAGTACCAATGATTTTGTGTTAGGTACGCACTGGTACTCCGATCGGAAAGACTTATCGCTTTTTGATGACAGACAACAAGGCGGCAAAACGGTACTCAAATGGCGTAGTGCCGTGTTGCTGGACTGGGCAAGGCGTTGGGCATGGTTGTATGATGCCCAACTTAAACCAACTGGTGGCCGGGATACGTCATTTACCGTAAAAGGCTCTTACCTGCGTGAAAAGAAAAATTACCCAGACATCAGCCTGGCCGATTCAACGTTGCCAGCGGGAATCCGTGTTGACAAAGCGATTACATACAGCAAACCCATTGCAGGAAGAGAACTTAAACTTGATGTCTTTGCACAGCCCGTTGTTTCCGGAAAAGCTCGTCCGGCTATTGTCATGATTCACGGGGGAGGCTGGCGTTCGGGCGATCGGTCGCATAATAACACGCTGGCTGGTCAACTGGCCGCCAAAGGTTTTGTGGCCGTTCCGGTCGAATACCGCTTGTCAACAGAAGCCTTATACCCGGCCGCTGTACATGATATTAAAGCGGCCATTCGCTGGGTGCAGGCCAATGCGAAGAAATACGGCGTTGACCCCAACCGAATGGTCGTACTGGGTTTTTCGGCAGGGGGACAGTTGGCCGCGCTGGTAGGCACCACCAACGGGCAGGCAACATTTGACGGGACAGGCGGTAACGCTCGTTATTCGAGCGCTGTACAGGCTATTGTCGATATTGACGGGGTATTGGCGTTTATCCATCCGGAATCGGGCGAAGGCGATGACTCGAAGTCGATATCGGCAGCTACCTACTGGTTCGGCTATTCCAAAACGAAGCGGCCCGATTTATGGCAGGAAGCATCAGCACTTAACCATATTGACAAGCATACGCCCCCAATTTTATTCCTGAATAGTTCTGTTGAACGTATGCACGGCGGACGCGACGATTTGATAAAAAAACTCAATAATTTCGGTATCTATTCCGAGGTACACACCTTTCCCGATGCACCCCATACATTCATGTTTTTTAACCCCTGGTTTACACCAACCCTGACGTATATCACAAATTTCCTGAACAAGGTCCTGCCTGCAAAATAA
- a CDS encoding TolC family protein, which yields MSNRKIINWAGITLMVGLNAACNVPRLVQKTENKSVPVSFYNSQDSTNSAQATWRAYFTDSNLATLIDSALYNNQELNITLQEIQVSNNEVLARAGAYKPFVSLGGGAGIDKVSRYTSQGAADDYTEIRPGVKTPTILPNLYFGPTVSWEVDIWRKLRNSKKSAVYSYLASIEGKNFQVTNLVAEIATNYYELMAYDNQLSIIQNNIVILNNALNITKQEKEAAKVTELAVRRFEAEVYKTQSLQFEIQQRIVETENRINFLVGRFPQHVQRNSQGFGELTPTKVNPGLPTQLLANRPDIKQAELNLEAAKLDVIVARANFYPSLNISAFLGFMSYNPLYLLNAPESLAASLLGGIAGPVVNKNAITAAYKSANSKQIQAVYNYEKTVLNAYIEVANQLSNMDNLSQKYVQKNNQVQALTQSTGISLKLFTSARADYMEVLLTQRDVLEARMELIDTRVQQLNAQVNTYRALGGGWR from the coding sequence ATGAGCAATAGAAAAATCATTAATTGGGCTGGTATCACGCTGATGGTGGGGCTTAATGCCGCCTGCAACGTGCCGCGCCTGGTTCAGAAAACAGAGAATAAATCAGTCCCTGTGAGTTTCTACAACTCGCAGGACTCAACAAACTCGGCACAAGCTACCTGGAGGGCCTATTTTACCGATTCCAATCTGGCTACCCTTATTGACTCGGCTTTGTATAACAACCAGGAGCTGAATATCACGTTACAGGAAATTCAGGTTTCCAATAATGAGGTGTTAGCCAGAGCGGGGGCCTATAAACCCTTCGTTAGTCTTGGCGGGGGGGCTGGGATCGACAAGGTGTCGCGTTACACCAGCCAGGGAGCCGCTGATGATTACACGGAAATAAGACCGGGTGTAAAAACACCTACTATTTTGCCAAATCTGTATTTTGGTCCAACTGTCAGTTGGGAGGTGGATATCTGGCGCAAGCTGCGGAACTCTAAAAAATCAGCTGTATACAGTTATCTGGCCTCTATTGAAGGAAAAAACTTCCAGGTTACGAATCTGGTCGCCGAAATCGCCACTAACTATTACGAGTTGATGGCGTATGATAACCAACTGAGTATTATTCAGAATAATATTGTCATACTGAATAACGCCCTGAATATTACAAAGCAGGAGAAAGAGGCCGCCAAAGTAACCGAACTGGCCGTTCGCCGGTTTGAGGCCGAAGTATACAAAACGCAAAGTCTTCAATTTGAAATTCAGCAGCGTATTGTTGAAACGGAAAACCGGATTAACTTTCTGGTGGGTCGGTTCCCGCAACATGTCCAACGGAATTCGCAGGGTTTTGGCGAGTTAACCCCTACTAAAGTTAACCCAGGTCTGCCAACGCAGTTATTAGCGAATCGGCCAGACATTAAACAGGCTGAATTAAACCTGGAAGCTGCCAAACTGGATGTAATCGTGGCCAGGGCAAATTTTTACCCTTCGCTTAATATCTCGGCCTTTTTAGGATTCATGTCTTACAATCCGCTGTATCTGCTAAACGCGCCTGAATCATTGGCTGCTTCGCTGTTAGGGGGTATTGCCGGGCCGGTGGTTAATAAGAATGCTATCACGGCAGCCTATAAAAGCGCCAATTCAAAGCAAATACAGGCTGTTTATAACTACGAAAAAACGGTGCTGAATGCGTATATCGAGGTGGCCAATCAGTTGTCTAACATGGATAACCTGAGTCAAAAGTACGTCCAGAAAAACAACCAGGTACAGGCATTGACGCAGTCGACCGGTATATCGCTCAAGTTATTTACCTCTGCCAGAGCCGATTATATGGAAGTTCTGCTCACCCAGCGCGATGTGCTGGAAGCCAGAATGGAACTGATCGATACCAGAGTGCAGCAACTAAATGCCCAGGTTAATACGTACCGGGCTTTGGGTGGCGGTTGGCGGTAA